Proteins encoded in a region of the Corvus hawaiiensis isolate bCorHaw1 chromosome 31, bCorHaw1.pri.cur, whole genome shotgun sequence genome:
- the LOC125318790 gene encoding uncharacterized protein LOC125318790 gives MLRGKKSDRIAPRGLLKNTLAAEKMVPLVARSNRVDERGRGVESCGGKNPQNGIIKLRSWKCLRSKIKSKDPWREGRSQCVNWRNPRTYFCTLHAFSDARCLTRHITLLVLTLYLNEASATESLSHQPFKWSLIRWEDQKVIQTVTTPSNPSFSCQLCDLIQVKPCLNKKGFYFCPASNPGKTYCNWPGRYYCAYWGCETVAFGFSPGGGKDKYIKVGWRPSGCQPPEVGPDTGIKQGGNCHGIQINVTNKMDSGWAIGKTWGARLWESGTNRGGHFLIKREEIPPSAEAIGPNVVINPPIEIQSQGNRAAEEDHTAQTPTIYNQSRDSQQHG, from the exons ATGTTAAGAGGCAAAAAGAGCGACAGAATTGCCCCCAGGGGTCTCCTGAAGAATACTCTTGCTGCCGAGAAGATGGTACCCCTCGTGGCTCGAAGCAACCGAGTCGACGAGCGAGGCAGAGGAGTAGAAAGCTGTGGAGGAAAGAACCCCCAGAATGGGATAATAAAACTACGCTCATGGAAATGCCTCAGAAGTAAGATTAAGAGCAAGGATCCCTGGAGGGAGGGCAGGTCGCAGTGTGTAAATTGGAGGAATCCTCGAACATACTTTTGTACTCTCCACGCCTTTAGTGATGCTCGTTGCTTGACCCGGCATATTACCCTCCTTGTGCTTACATTGTATTTAAATGAAGCTAGCGCAACAGAATCCCTATCACACCAACCATTTAAATGGTCATTAATACGGTGGGAAGATCAAAAGGTTATACAAACAGTGACTACGCCAAGTAACCCAAGCTTTAGTTGTCAACTCTGTGATCTTATACAAGTAAAACCATGCCTGAACAAAAAAGGATTCTATTTCTGCCCAGCATCTAACCCAGGGAAAACCTATTGTAACTGGCCTGGACGCTACTACTGTGCATACTGGGGCTGTGAAACAGTCGCCTTTGGGTTTTCccctggaggaggaaaagacaaATATATCAAGGTCGGGTGGAGGCCCAGCGGGTGTCAGCCCCCAGAGGTAGGGCCAGACACAGGAATAAAGCAGGGCGGAAATTGTCACGGAATTCAGATAAATGTGACCAATAAAATGGATTCCGGATGGGCAATAGGAAAAACCTGGGGAGCTAGATTATGGGAATCCGGTACAAATCGGGGTGGGCACTTTCTGATAAAAAGGGAAGAGATACCACCGAGTGCTGAAGCCATAGGCCCCAACGTAGTTATTAACCCCCCTATAGAAATTCAGTCCCAGGGTAATCGAGCGGCAGAGGAAGACCACACTGCTCAAACACCGACTATTTATAATCA AAGCAGAGACAGCCAGCAGCATGGTTAA